The following are encoded in a window of uncultured Pseudomonas sp. genomic DNA:
- a CDS encoding chemotaxis protein — translation MSMVHGDALSLLLFRLHSGRLLGINLLKVQEIIPCPTLTKLPSRHPHVRGVTTLRGSALTVIDLGKAIGEHGVPGSNDGCLIVTELSRSRQGLHVQSVERIVQCSTRDVRPPPAGSGSKAFITGVTQIDGKIVQILDIEKVLHELAPVVIEELDEHLLSERQRALLKGRRVLVVDDSHVALQQTTITLRKLQLDCQMVRSAAAALELLQAQYVAGQPIEVLVSDIEMPEMDGYDLVRTVRKMSDIGQTYVLLHTSLDSTMNTEKAKAVGANDVLTKFSIVDLSKALVRAFESLQ, via the coding sequence ATGAGCATGGTGCATGGAGACGCCTTGTCGTTGCTGCTGTTCCGTTTGCACAGCGGCCGTTTACTGGGGATCAACCTGCTCAAGGTTCAGGAAATCATTCCATGCCCGACGCTGACCAAGCTGCCCAGTCGGCATCCGCATGTGCGTGGCGTGACCACGCTGCGGGGCTCGGCGTTGACGGTAATCGACCTGGGCAAGGCCATCGGCGAGCATGGTGTTCCCGGCAGCAATGATGGCTGCCTGATTGTCACTGAGCTCAGTCGCTCACGTCAGGGCCTGCATGTGCAAAGCGTAGAGCGCATCGTGCAGTGCTCCACCCGCGATGTGCGTCCACCGCCGGCCGGCTCTGGCAGCAAAGCTTTTATTACTGGGGTCACGCAAATTGACGGCAAGATTGTGCAGATTCTCGATATCGAGAAAGTGCTGCACGAACTCGCGCCGGTGGTTATCGAAGAACTCGACGAGCACTTGTTGTCCGAGCGTCAGCGTGCGCTGCTAAAAGGCCGTCGCGTCTTGGTCGTGGATGACTCCCATGTGGCGCTGCAGCAAACCACAATTACCCTGCGCAAGTTGCAGCTGGATTGCCAGATGGTGCGCAGCGCCGCAGCGGCCCTTGAGTTGCTGCAAGCGCAATATGTTGCCGGGCAACCGATCGAGGTGCTGGTGTCGGATATCGAAATGCCGGAAATGGACGGCTACGACTTGGTCCGCACCGTGCGCAAGATGTCTGATATTGGACAGACTTATGTGCTGCTGCACACCTCGCTCGACAGCACCATGAACACCGAAAAAGCCAAGGCAGTCGGTGCCAACGACGTGCTGACTAAATTCTCCATCGTCGACCTGAGCAAGGCCCTAGTGCGGGCGTTTGAAAGCCTGCAGTAG
- a CDS encoding OprD family porin produces MTHTPLARAVALAALGTCLTLPSLAQAEFIKDSKATLEARNFYFNRDFREGAGAAKSEEWAQGFILRADSGYTEGTVGFGLDAIGMLGFKLDSGDGTAGSGLLTPDISSKGSQDYSSDLAVAAKAKVSNSTLRVGSMQFKNMAIGSSDSRLTPQVFSGGQLISQEIDGLTLDAGRIREVNDRNSGDFQDLSMTTSINANTGALGTRGIRVTGGNKTDAFTFLGGTYKLTPNLTGAYYYSNLEDMYKQNSFNLVHVLPLADKQTLKTDLRYARSTDDGRSNIDNKALGAMITYGIEGHSFGLGYQKMSGDTGFAYINGTDPFLVNYVQIGDFSNKDEQSWQARYDFNFASIGIPGLTFMTRFLSGDNIDRGSNVSEGKERERNTELMYVFQEGALKNLGVRWRNATMRNNFGRDIDENRLIVSYTLPLL; encoded by the coding sequence ATGACCCACACTCCACTTGCTCGCGCTGTGGCACTCGCCGCACTGGGCACCTGCCTCACCCTGCCATCGCTGGCTCAGGCAGAATTTATCAAAGACAGCAAAGCGACCCTTGAGGCACGTAACTTCTACTTCAACCGCGACTTCCGCGAAGGCGCTGGTGCGGCCAAAAGTGAAGAGTGGGCGCAGGGTTTTATTCTTCGGGCTGATTCTGGCTACACCGAAGGCACCGTCGGTTTTGGTCTCGATGCCATTGGCATGCTTGGTTTCAAACTTGACTCTGGCGACGGCACCGCAGGCAGCGGCCTGCTGACTCCTGACATCTCCTCAAAAGGCTCTCAGGATTATTCCTCGGACTTGGCCGTTGCCGCTAAGGCCAAAGTGTCCAATAGCACCCTGCGCGTCGGCAGTATGCAGTTCAAGAACATGGCCATCGGCTCCAGCGACAGTCGCTTGACCCCGCAAGTATTTAGCGGCGGCCAACTGATCTCTCAGGAAATCGACGGCCTGACACTGGATGCCGGACGTATCCGGGAAGTGAACGACCGTAACTCGGGTGATTTCCAAGACCTGTCCATGACCACCAGCATCAATGCCAACACTGGTGCGCTTGGAACGCGCGGGATCCGCGTGACGGGCGGGAACAAGACAGATGCGTTCACGTTCCTCGGCGGCACTTACAAGCTCACCCCCAACCTGACCGGCGCTTATTACTACTCCAACCTGGAGGACATGTATAAGCAGAACTCCTTCAACTTGGTTCATGTCCTGCCATTGGCAGACAAGCAGACCCTGAAGACAGATCTGCGCTACGCGCGCTCCACCGATGACGGGCGCAGCAATATCGATAACAAAGCGCTGGGCGCCATGATCACCTACGGTATCGAGGGGCACAGCTTCGGCCTGGGTTACCAGAAGATGAGCGGCGACACCGGCTTTGCCTATATCAATGGCACTGACCCGTTCTTGGTCAACTATGTACAAATTGGTGATTTTTCCAACAAAGATGAGCAGTCCTGGCAAGCACGCTACGACTTCAACTTTGCCAGCATAGGCATTCCCGGCCTGACCTTTATGACTCGTTTCTTGAGCGGCGATAACATCGACCGTGGTAGCAACGTTTCTGAGGGTAAGGAGCGTGAGCGCAACACCGAGTTGATGTATGTATTCCAAGAAGGTGCGCTAAAGAATCTGGGTGTGCGCTGGCGCAACGCGACAATGCGTAACAACTTCGGTCGCGATATTGACGAAAACCGTCTGATCGTCAGCTACACCCTGCCGCTGCTCTAA
- a CDS encoding glutaredoxin family protein: MLPECQLFGTLGCHLCEVAEALLMPFVENGLLVELIDIAEHEQIVEAYALRIPVLRRCDTGAELNWPFEADEIVEFLRSA; this comes from the coding sequence ATGCTCCCGGAATGCCAACTGTTCGGTACGCTTGGCTGCCACCTCTGCGAGGTGGCGGAAGCGTTGCTGATGCCGTTTGTCGAGAATGGCCTGCTGGTCGAATTGATCGATATTGCTGAGCATGAGCAAATCGTCGAGGCATACGCGCTGCGTATCCCAGTGCTGCGCCGCTGCGATACCGGGGCTGAGTTGAACTGGCCATTTGAGGCCGATGAGATTGTCGAATTTCTGCGTAGCGCCTGA
- a CDS encoding DUF5610 domain-containing protein, protein MNPLAANLSSASRPSSVTAQPVIRNVPDAQATLANRLAERLGLEPGALAGKANDFSPEKVAGRILGFIEQRLQSEQAAGADSGKLQKLLDQARDGVEKGFAEARKILDGMGVLQGKVAADIDSTYQNIQDGFSGLNQRFNPDAAAVEGSASVAAYSERFAAQAQTFEMSVTTRDGDRLRISIAQASANWSQSSVVASSNGNGSSMVASNQSGNLQIGAWQVSVDGELDDEERGALEQLFGQVQALSNKFYAGDLSGAFDRAMALEMDGEQLASMSLRLTQTTVRQATDAYSSVAQEGGQAASAVNNSLIDYAQGLLDALRNVNQVVEAGTGKTSLLDLLKGGFSLDERFDSARLDKAEQLNSRLLEGLQNLGNPALDSSKSTGA, encoded by the coding sequence ATGAACCCTCTGGCCGCTAACTTATCGTCAGCCTCGCGCCCGTCTTCCGTCACTGCTCAGCCGGTTATCCGCAATGTGCCTGATGCTCAAGCAACGCTAGCTAATCGTCTGGCCGAACGTCTGGGTCTTGAGCCCGGCGCGCTGGCCGGTAAGGCCAACGACTTCAGCCCGGAGAAAGTCGCCGGGCGCATTCTCGGGTTTATCGAGCAGCGCCTGCAAAGCGAGCAAGCTGCCGGCGCCGATAGCGGCAAACTGCAAAAGCTCCTCGATCAGGCCCGTGATGGGGTTGAAAAGGGCTTTGCCGAGGCGCGCAAGATCCTTGATGGCATGGGCGTGCTGCAAGGCAAAGTGGCAGCCGATATCGACAGCACCTACCAGAACATTCAGGACGGCTTCAGTGGCCTGAACCAGCGCTTTAATCCCGATGCTGCTGCGGTTGAGGGCTCAGCCAGCGTTGCGGCTTATAGCGAACGCTTTGCCGCTCAAGCGCAAACCTTCGAGATGTCGGTCACCACCCGCGACGGTGATCGCCTACGTATCTCCATCGCCCAGGCTTCGGCCAACTGGTCGCAAAGTAGCGTAGTGGCGAGCAGTAATGGCAACGGCAGTTCGATGGTTGCCAGCAACCAGTCCGGCAACCTGCAGATCGGCGCGTGGCAGGTCAGCGTTGACGGTGAGTTGGATGACGAGGAGCGCGGCGCGCTGGAGCAGCTCTTCGGCCAGGTGCAGGCGTTGTCCAATAAGTTCTATGCCGGCGACCTGTCCGGGGCCTTTGACCGAGCCATGGCGCTGGAAATGGATGGTGAGCAGTTGGCGTCCATGTCCCTGCGGCTCACGCAGACCACTGTGCGTCAGGCCACCGATGCCTACAGTTCGGTGGCGCAAGAAGGCGGGCAGGCCGCCAGCGCGGTTAATAATTCGCTAATTGATTACGCCCAGGGTCTGCTCGACGCCCTGCGCAACGTCAACCAGGTGGTTGAAGCAGGCACCGGCAAGACCAGCCTGCTGGATCTGCTTAAAGGCGGTTTCTCGCTGGATGAGCGTTTTGACAGTGCTCGCCTGGACAAGGCCGAGCAGCTCAATAGTCGCTTGCTTGAAGGCCTGCAAAACCTGGGTAACCCCGCGCTAGACAGTAGTAAGTCCACGGGTGCCTGA
- a CDS encoding L-serine ammonia-lyase produces the protein MAISVFDLFKIGIGPSSSHTVGPMRAAALFTGGLRERHLLERVQRVEVRLYGSLSATGIGHGSDTAVIMGLMGEWPDQIDPATIAPRIEALRSSGTLQLDGRLPVAFDWQRDMLLLDENLPYHPNAMTLTAYAVDGHELSSGTYYSVGGGFVVDAEQAASGQLDQDRSQLPYNFASGDELLRLCKAHGLRVSELMMANEKVWRSEAEIRSGLMRLWQAMRDCVEQGLKHEGILPGGLNVKRRAAKLHRSLQEMSKPNVIGSTLSGMEWVNLFALAVNEENAAGGRMVTAPTNGAAGIIPAVLHYYVRFSPAVSEADVVDYLLAAAAVGILCKKNASISGAEVGCQGEVGSACAMAAAGLAEILGATPEQLANAAEIGLEHNLGLTCDPVGGLVQVPCIERNAIAAVKAINAAQLALRGDGQHFISLDRVIRTMRDTGADMHDKYKETSRGGLAVSAVEC, from the coding sequence ATGGCAATAAGTGTGTTTGACCTGTTTAAGATCGGTATTGGCCCATCTAGCTCCCATACAGTCGGCCCCATGCGCGCCGCTGCGCTGTTCACCGGCGGCCTGCGCGAACGTCACTTACTCGAGCGGGTACAGCGTGTGGAAGTGCGCCTGTACGGTTCGCTGTCCGCCACCGGCATCGGTCACGGTAGTGATACCGCAGTGATCATGGGGTTGATGGGCGAGTGGCCCGACCAGATCGACCCCGCGACCATTGCCCCGCGCATCGAAGCCTTGCGCAGCAGTGGCACCCTGCAGCTCGATGGACGCTTGCCGGTTGCCTTCGACTGGCAGCGCGACATGCTGCTGCTCGACGAAAACCTGCCTTATCACCCCAATGCCATGACCCTGACGGCCTACGCGGTCGACGGCCACGAGTTGAGCAGCGGCACCTATTATTCGGTCGGTGGCGGCTTTGTGGTCGACGCCGAGCAGGCGGCCAGTGGCCAGCTGGATCAGGATCGCAGCCAGTTGCCTTACAACTTCGCCAGCGGCGACGAGTTGCTGCGCTTGTGCAAGGCGCATGGCCTGCGGGTGTCCGAACTGATGATGGCCAACGAAAAGGTCTGGCGCAGCGAAGCAGAAATTCGCAGCGGCCTGATGCGCCTGTGGCAGGCCATGCGCGATTGCGTCGAGCAAGGGCTCAAGCATGAAGGCATCCTGCCCGGCGGGCTCAACGTCAAGCGCCGCGCGGCCAAGTTGCACCGCAGCCTGCAGGAAATGAGCAAACCCAACGTGATCGGCTCGACCCTCAGCGGTATGGAGTGGGTCAACCTGTTCGCCCTGGCGGTCAACGAAGAAAACGCCGCCGGTGGGCGCATGGTCACCGCGCCAACCAATGGCGCGGCGGGGATCATTCCGGCGGTGCTGCATTACTACGTGCGTTTCAGCCCGGCGGTGAGCGAGGCTGATGTGGTCGACTACCTGCTGGCAGCGGCGGCGGTGGGCATTCTGTGCAAGAAGAACGCCTCGATCTCCGGCGCCGAAGTCGGCTGCCAGGGCGAAGTCGGTTCGGCCTGCGCGATGGCGGCGGCCGGGCTGGCGGAGATCCTCGGTGCCACCCCGGAGCAACTGGCAAATGCCGCCGAGATCGGCCTGGAGCATAACCTCGGGCTGACCTGTGACCCGGTCGGCGGGCTGGTGCAGGTGCCGTGCATCGAGCGCAACGCGATTGCTGCTGTGAAGGCGATCAACGCCGCGCAGTTGGCCTTGCGTGGCGACGGTCAGCACTTTATCTCGCTGGATCGAGTCATCCGCACCATGCGCGACACCGGTGCCGACATGCACGACAAGTACAAGGAAACCTCGCGCGGTGGCCTGGCGGTCAGTGCTGTTGAGTGTTGA